The proteins below are encoded in one region of Streptomyces roseirectus:
- a CDS encoding ABC transporter substrate-binding protein, whose protein sequence is MRRRHPLPAALLPLALLLTACAGTSSASTTTDGTGSLTLNVGDQKGGSEAVLRAAGELKNLGYKVKWSTFTSGPPLLEAVNAGAVDIGAVGNTPPVFAAGAGSKITVVAAWHGSSEGEAILVPNGSKLTKSADLKGKSIAVAQGSSAHYQLVASLRAAGLTLDDVQVKYLQPADALAAFTSGKVDAWAVWDPYTSQVLEAGKGRVLTTGQGIVNGLSFQVAAPAALRDPKKTAAIADYLARLRRAQDWVSGHQTDWARVWAKDTGLPYDVALASVKRTHATRVPVAVDQPLIDSEQRIADTFAELKLIPGKVDFSGFVDKRFNGKLPASTTPAR, encoded by the coding sequence ATGCGACGACGCCACCCCCTCCCCGCCGCCCTCCTCCCCCTCGCCCTCCTCCTCACCGCCTGCGCCGGCACCTCCTCCGCGAGCACGACGACCGACGGCACCGGCTCCCTCACCCTCAACGTCGGTGACCAGAAAGGCGGTTCGGAAGCGGTCCTGCGTGCGGCCGGTGAACTCAAGAACCTCGGCTACAAGGTCAAGTGGTCGACGTTCACCTCCGGCCCACCCCTCCTGGAGGCCGTCAACGCCGGCGCGGTCGACATCGGCGCCGTCGGCAACACCCCGCCGGTCTTCGCGGCCGGCGCGGGCTCGAAGATCACGGTGGTGGCGGCGTGGCACGGCTCGTCCGAGGGCGAGGCGATCCTCGTGCCGAACGGCTCGAAGCTCACCAAGTCCGCTGATCTGAAAGGGAAGTCGATCGCCGTCGCGCAGGGCTCCTCCGCGCACTACCAACTCGTCGCGTCCCTCAGGGCGGCCGGCCTGACCCTGGACGACGTCCAGGTCAAGTACCTCCAACCGGCCGACGCGCTCGCCGCGTTCACCTCCGGCAAGGTCGACGCGTGGGCCGTCTGGGACCCGTACACATCACAGGTCCTCGAAGCGGGGAAGGGGCGCGTACTGACGACCGGGCAGGGCATCGTCAACGGCCTCAGCTTCCAGGTCGCGGCGCCCGCCGCGCTCAGGGACCCGAAGAAGACCGCCGCGATCGCCGACTACCTCGCGCGGCTGCGCCGGGCACAGGACTGGGTCTCCGGGCATCAGACGGACTGGGCGAGGGTGTGGGCGAAGGACACGGGGCTGCCGTACGACGTGGCGCTCGCCTCGGTGAAACGTACACACGCGACGCGCGTTCCGGTCGCTGTCGATCAGCCGCTGATCGATTCCGAGCAGAGGATCGCCGACACGTTCGCGGAGTTGAAGCTGATCCCAGGAAAGGTCGACTTCTCAGGGTTCGTGGACAAGCGCTTCAACGGCAAGTTGCCCGCTTCGACAACCCCGGCGAGGTAG
- a CDS encoding MFS transporter, with protein MLINRNFTLLWAGQTLSEIGDYAIGTTLSLWIGVILLRESGDAPLAVSGIAAVTALATMLVGPIAGVFADRWNKRRTLMTADLLRALLMLAAVLVVSRPSPAHDSRATLLLLYAIVLAATVAAQFFNPARFALIQSVVPSQDQNRAAAIGQSTHAIAVIAGPPLAAPLLYTAGIQWALALNAASFLVSCALIRAVRAPHRQKSGEPLPGTGLAAEFADGLRVVARSRPLRTLIVAVVLGTTGITAFNTLGVFFVTEDLDAAPQWFGILEGVLGLGLVAGVLTATRLTHHDPHRLFAWGLLATGTGLAIGANCSGIHPALAVMFLVGIPLAVTYASFTPIIVQAAPPTHLGRVTALINPVERAAALLGATAAGWLAHNSPLTDGPGNGADSHGVGSTLTLAAGLVLATGIYAVWALPRAAQAPHARHSPQTP; from the coding sequence GTGCTGATCAACAGGAACTTCACCCTGCTGTGGGCAGGGCAGACGCTTTCCGAGATCGGCGACTACGCCATCGGCACCACCCTGTCCCTGTGGATCGGCGTCATCCTCCTGCGCGAGAGCGGCGACGCCCCGCTCGCGGTCTCCGGCATCGCCGCCGTCACCGCGCTGGCGACCATGCTCGTCGGCCCGATCGCCGGGGTTTTCGCGGACCGGTGGAACAAACGCCGGACCCTCATGACGGCCGACCTCCTGCGAGCCCTGCTCATGCTCGCCGCCGTCCTGGTGGTCTCGCGCCCCTCTCCCGCGCACGACAGCCGAGCGACCCTGCTCCTGCTCTACGCGATCGTCCTCGCGGCAACCGTCGCCGCGCAGTTCTTCAACCCCGCGCGCTTCGCACTGATCCAGAGCGTCGTGCCGTCCCAGGACCAGAACCGGGCCGCGGCCATCGGGCAGAGCACCCACGCGATCGCCGTCATCGCCGGCCCGCCGCTGGCCGCGCCCCTGCTCTACACCGCAGGGATCCAGTGGGCGCTCGCCCTCAACGCCGCCTCCTTCCTCGTGTCCTGCGCACTGATCCGTGCGGTCCGCGCACCGCACCGGCAAAAGTCGGGCGAACCGCTCCCCGGCACCGGACTGGCCGCCGAATTCGCGGACGGACTGCGTGTCGTGGCCCGCAGCAGACCGCTCAGGACACTCATCGTCGCCGTCGTCCTCGGAACCACCGGCATCACCGCCTTCAACACCCTCGGAGTCTTCTTCGTCACCGAGGATCTCGACGCCGCACCCCAGTGGTTCGGCATCCTCGAAGGCGTCCTCGGCCTCGGACTGGTCGCCGGAGTGCTGACCGCCACCCGCCTCACCCACCACGACCCCCACCGCCTGTTCGCATGGGGGCTGTTGGCAACCGGCACAGGACTGGCCATCGGCGCGAACTGCTCCGGCATCCACCCCGCGCTGGCCGTCATGTTCCTCGTCGGCATCCCGCTGGCCGTCACCTACGCCTCGTTCACCCCCATCATCGTCCAGGCAGCACCGCCGACCCACCTCGGCCGGGTCACCGCGCTGATCAACCCGGTCGAACGGGCGGCCGCCCTCCTCGGCGCCACAGCGGCCGGCTGGCTCGCCCACAACTCCCCCCTCACCGACGGACCGGGCAACGGCGCGGACTCCCACGGCGTCGGAAGCACCCTCACCCTGGCAGCAGGACTCGTCCTCGCCACCGGGATCTACGCCGTGTGGGCACTGCCCCGCGCCGCACAGGCGCCGCATGCACGGCACAGCCCGCAGACCCCGTGA
- a CDS encoding ABC transporter permease, protein MTDSGAIALQPIVPRATRRTRVPRWLRRATGPVLLLALWQLLSTTGVLTSDVLASPGRIAEVGRDLITDGSLTSAMGTSLRRVALGLLFGTVVSVGLALFSGLFRIGEDLVDAPVQMVRTVPFVGLIPLFIIWFGIGESPKVAIITLGVTFPLYLNVYAGIRGVDSQLVEAGESLGLSRWGLVRHVVLPGALPGALTGLRYSLGIAWLALVFAEQVNADSGIGFLMVQARDFLRTDVIVVCLIVYAFLGLFADFVVRSLERVLLQWRPTFTGR, encoded by the coding sequence ATGACGGACAGTGGCGCAATCGCCCTCCAGCCCATCGTCCCCCGCGCCACGCGCCGCACCCGCGTCCCCCGCTGGCTACGCCGCGCCACAGGACCGGTGTTACTGCTGGCGCTGTGGCAACTCCTCAGCACGACTGGGGTGTTGACCTCGGACGTGCTCGCCTCACCGGGACGGATCGCGGAGGTCGGCAGGGACCTGATCACCGACGGATCGCTGACGTCGGCGATGGGGACGTCGCTGCGGCGGGTGGCCCTCGGGCTGCTGTTCGGGACGGTCGTCAGCGTCGGACTCGCCCTGTTCTCGGGGCTGTTCAGGATCGGCGAGGACCTGGTGGACGCGCCGGTGCAGATGGTGCGGACGGTGCCGTTCGTCGGCCTGATCCCGCTGTTCATCATCTGGTTCGGGATCGGCGAGAGCCCGAAGGTCGCGATCATCACGCTCGGCGTGACCTTCCCGCTGTACCTGAACGTGTACGCCGGGATCCGCGGCGTCGACTCCCAACTCGTGGAGGCGGGCGAGTCGTTGGGGCTGTCGAGGTGGGGGCTGGTCCGGCATGTCGTGCTGCCGGGCGCGCTGCCCGGCGCGCTGACGGGGCTGCGGTACTCGCTCGGCATCGCCTGGCTCGCACTGGTCTTCGCCGAACAGGTCAACGCGGACTCGGGGATCGGGTTCCTGATGGTGCAGGCGCGGGACTTCCTGCGGACGGACGTGATCGTGGTGTGCCTCATCGTGTACGCGTTCCTCGGGCTGTTCGCCGACTTCGTCGTCCGTTCTCTGGAGAGGGTGCTGCTGCAATGGCGACCGACGTTCACCGGCCGGTGA
- a CDS encoding peptide-N4-asparagine amidase, with protein MTRRLIMSMLAAFAAAALPLTATAHPAQAADPAQPADSAQASVPTRATAPATDAPPVIDAPPVFGSDWHDPLTAAPPVPKPGTKSCEVTVAQAQFRDFTPYRGTYTPPAACGTDWSKVVLRLDGKVKGRQYDRLGSLHVGGVEIYRTSTPQPSPDGIEWSVEKDVTRYTDTLRRAQDVEMLIGNVVDETYTGVLDVKVTLTFHKAPASHKSPETQGTSRTSVPDKVLTLTPDHTLTTPRNSERILAEVYATGSGGGCEEYWYLSVPAPAPYSCQTPDGPYREVRITVDGRLAGIATPFPTVWTGGWSNPFLWYVVPGPRAFDIKPIEYDLTPFAGLLNDGRPHRVEVSVVGVPEGQTGWSAPVNVLVWQDAGKQRVGGKLTVHKEGAPTGSSTYTPGTEHRVDTRAGHSLTVAGYLDTSHGRVTTTVARTLAHTSAHRWTDGESTDALDGVWRDDETVVVNGHATRAHRTYTMDGETTIGADARLRTVMTLADRAAVSDSRGRWSRLDDTYTGDAAYTTGVPRDQRQGVATTTERYRLTGSGGCYDRTVTAVQGVLTGDSSAC; from the coding sequence ATGACCAGACGGCTCATCATGTCCATGCTCGCCGCATTCGCTGCGGCGGCCCTCCCTCTGACGGCGACCGCGCACCCGGCCCAGGCGGCCGACCCCGCCCAGCCAGCCGACTCCGCACAGGCGTCCGTCCCCACCCGGGCGACGGCCCCCGCAACCGACGCCCCGCCCGTCATCGACGCCCCGCCCGTCTTCGGCTCCGACTGGCACGACCCCCTGACCGCCGCCCCGCCCGTCCCGAAACCCGGCACCAAGTCATGCGAAGTCACCGTCGCCCAGGCCCAGTTCCGCGACTTCACCCCGTACCGGGGGACGTACACCCCGCCCGCCGCGTGCGGCACCGACTGGAGCAAGGTCGTCCTGCGCCTCGACGGCAAGGTCAAGGGCCGCCAGTACGACAGGCTCGGCTCCCTGCACGTCGGAGGCGTCGAGATCTACCGCACGTCGACGCCGCAGCCCTCGCCGGACGGCATCGAGTGGTCGGTCGAGAAGGACGTCACCCGGTACACGGACACGCTGCGGCGCGCGCAGGACGTGGAGATGCTGATCGGGAACGTCGTGGACGAGACGTACACGGGCGTGCTGGACGTCAAGGTCACGCTGACGTTCCACAAGGCGCCCGCGTCCCACAAGTCCCCCGAAACGCAGGGCACTTCACGCACCTCCGTCCCCGACAAGGTCCTCACCCTCACCCCCGACCACACCCTCACCACCCCGCGCAACAGCGAACGCATCCTCGCCGAGGTCTACGCCACCGGCTCCGGCGGGGGCTGCGAGGAGTACTGGTACCTCTCCGTCCCGGCCCCGGCGCCCTACTCGTGCCAGACCCCGGACGGCCCCTACCGCGAGGTGCGGATCACGGTGGACGGCAGGCTCGCCGGCATCGCCACCCCGTTCCCGACCGTGTGGACCGGAGGCTGGTCCAACCCCTTCCTCTGGTACGTCGTCCCCGGCCCCCGCGCCTTCGACATCAAGCCCATCGAGTACGACCTGACCCCGTTCGCGGGACTCCTCAACGACGGCCGCCCGCATCGCGTCGAGGTCTCCGTCGTCGGCGTTCCCGAGGGCCAGACGGGGTGGAGCGCGCCGGTCAACGTCCTGGTCTGGCAGGACGCCGGGAAGCAGCGGGTCGGCGGGAAACTGACCGTCCACAAGGAAGGCGCCCCCACGGGCTCCTCGACGTACACGCCCGGCACGGAGCACCGCGTCGACACGCGGGCCGGGCACAGCCTGACGGTCGCCGGGTACCTCGACACCTCGCACGGCCGCGTCACCACCACGGTCGCCCGCACCCTGGCCCACACCTCGGCGCACCGCTGGACCGACGGCGAGAGCACCGACGCCCTCGACGGCGTCTGGCGGGACGACGAGACGGTCGTCGTCAACGGGCACGCGACGCGCGCGCACCGGACGTACACGATGGACGGCGAGACGACGATCGGCGCGGACGCCCGGCTGCGGACCGTCATGACGCTCGCCGACCGGGCCGCCGTCAGCGACTCGCGCGGGCGGTGGTCGCGGCTCGACGACACCTACACGGGCGACGCGGCGTACACGACCGGTGTGCCGCGCGACCAGCGGCAGGGTGTCGCGACGACGACCGAGCGCTACCGGCTGACGGGCTCCGGGGGCTGCTACGACCGCACGGTGACGGCGGTTCAGGGCGTGCTGACAGGGGACAGTAGCGCCTGCTGA
- a CDS encoding cation:dicarboxylate symporter family transporter yields MPQSVPSLPRRAARTLRTSLFVQVALALVLGIAVGKLWPGFASDLQPLGDGFIRLIKTIISPLVFCVVVVGIAKAGDLKAFGRIGLKALIWFEVASTFALIVGLLAANLVQPGSGMNVDPSTLNAAAVDAKTDGGSLPSTTEFILHALPTSFIGAFAENSLLQVLILACLVGAALLHLGHTKVPQVLPAIEQAQEIIFAIVGFVMRLAPIAVFGAMAVLIGNYGLGVIETYGKLIALCYAAAALFIALLAVALKMVTGLSLWKFLRYIREEMLLALGTASTESVMPRVMQKLRKAGARDDAVGLVLPTGYSFNLDGASLYLSIGTLFIAQAVGVDLSLSQQITVVLVLMLTSKGMAGIPGSAFLALSATASSLGAIPAGAVALLLGVDRIMDSMRVVTNLLGNCVAVFAVSRWEGALDLERARKVLDREIDVTGDEDDVAGADEAAVPAQLAKKEPAPEVS; encoded by the coding sequence GTGCCGCAGTCCGTACCGTCCCTGCCGCGACGCGCCGCACGAACGCTGCGTACCTCGCTCTTCGTCCAGGTCGCCCTCGCGCTCGTGCTCGGAATCGCCGTCGGCAAGCTGTGGCCCGGCTTCGCCTCCGACCTCCAGCCGCTCGGCGACGGCTTCATCCGGCTGATCAAGACGATCATCTCGCCGCTGGTGTTCTGTGTGGTCGTCGTCGGGATCGCCAAGGCCGGTGACCTCAAGGCGTTCGGCCGGATCGGGCTCAAGGCGCTGATCTGGTTCGAGGTCGCGAGCACCTTCGCCCTGATCGTCGGGCTCCTCGCCGCGAACCTCGTCCAGCCGGGCTCCGGGATGAACGTCGACCCGTCCACGCTGAACGCGGCGGCCGTCGACGCGAAGACGGACGGCGGGTCGCTGCCGTCGACCACCGAGTTCATCCTGCACGCGCTGCCGACCTCGTTCATCGGCGCGTTCGCCGAGAACTCCCTGCTCCAGGTGCTGATCCTGGCCTGTCTCGTCGGCGCGGCGCTGCTGCACCTCGGGCACACGAAGGTCCCGCAGGTGCTGCCCGCGATCGAGCAGGCGCAGGAGATCATCTTCGCGATCGTCGGCTTCGTCATGCGGCTCGCGCCGATCGCCGTGTTCGGCGCGATGGCCGTCCTCATCGGCAACTACGGCCTCGGCGTGATCGAGACCTACGGCAAGCTGATCGCCCTGTGCTACGCGGCGGCCGCCCTGTTCATCGCGCTGCTCGCCGTCGCCCTGAAGATGGTCACCGGGCTCAGCCTCTGGAAGTTCCTGCGCTACATCCGCGAGGAGATGTTGCTCGCGCTCGGCACCGCGTCCACCGAGTCGGTCATGCCGCGCGTCATGCAGAAGCTGCGCAAGGCGGGCGCGCGGGACGACGCGGTCGGCCTGGTGCTGCCCACCGGGTACTCCTTCAACCTCGACGGCGCCTCGCTCTACCTCTCCATCGGCACCCTGTTCATCGCGCAGGCCGTGGGCGTCGACCTCAGCCTCAGCCAGCAGATCACCGTCGTCCTCGTCCTGATGCTGACCAGCAAGGGCATGGCCGGCATCCCCGGCTCCGCCTTCCTCGCCCTCTCCGCGACCGCGTCCTCGCTCGGCGCGATCCCGGCGGGCGCGGTCGCCCTGCTCCTCGGCGTCGACCGGATCATGGACTCGATGCGCGTCGTGACGAACCTCCTCGGCAACTGCGTCGCCGTCTTCGCGGTGTCGCGCTGGGAGGGCGCGCTGGACCTGGAGCGGGCACGGAAGGTGCTGGACCGGGAGATCGACGTGACGGGGGACGAGGACGACGTGGCCGGTGCCGACGAGGCCGCCGTGCCCGCTCAGCTCGCGAAGAAGGAGCCCGCGCCCGAAGTGAGCTGA
- a CDS encoding ABC transporter ATP-binding protein has protein sequence MATDVHRPVTGQAVRVEGLTRSFDGRAVIDDLQLAIGSGEFVALLGRSGCGKSTLLRILAGLDREIEGTVLVPRRKAVAFQAPRLMPWKRVWRNVLLGLPGKPPRAVADKALEEVGLTKHANAWPKTLSGGEAQRASLARALVREPDLLLLDEPFGALDALTRINAQRLVGELWRRRGCAVLLVTHDVEEAVLLADRVLVMDGGVIAHEQRIDLDRPRDLADPRFAELRAGLLARLGVEAAA, from the coding sequence ATGGCGACCGACGTTCACCGGCCGGTGACCGGACAGGCGGTACGGGTCGAGGGGCTGACGCGGTCCTTCGACGGGCGTGCCGTCATCGACGACCTCCAACTCGCCATCGGGTCCGGCGAGTTCGTGGCGCTCCTCGGCCGCAGCGGCTGCGGCAAGTCGACGTTGCTGCGGATCCTCGCGGGGCTCGACCGGGAGATCGAGGGGACGGTGCTGGTGCCGCGCCGCAAAGCGGTCGCGTTCCAGGCACCCCGGCTGATGCCGTGGAAGCGGGTGTGGCGCAACGTCCTGCTCGGGCTGCCCGGCAAGCCCCCAAGGGCCGTCGCGGACAAGGCACTTGAGGAAGTCGGCCTCACGAAGCACGCCAACGCCTGGCCCAAGACCCTCTCCGGCGGCGAGGCCCAACGCGCCTCACTGGCACGGGCGTTGGTCCGCGAACCCGATCTCCTGCTGCTGGACGAGCCGTTCGGCGCCCTCGACGCGCTCACCCGGATCAACGCCCAGCGCCTGGTGGGCGAGTTGTGGCGGCGACGCGGCTGCGCGGTCCTGCTCGTCACGCACGACGTCGAGGAGGCCGTCCTGCTCGCGGACCGCGTCCTGGTGATGGACGGCGGGGTCATCGCGCACGAGCAGCGCATCGACCTCGACCGGCCACGCGACCTCGCCGACCCCCGGTTCGCCGAACTGCGGGCGGGGTTGCTGGCACGGCTGGGGGTCGAGGCGGCGGCGTGA
- a CDS encoding MarR family winged helix-turn-helix transcriptional regulator produces the protein MATPDPDSLLAEQLLRFTRRVHRIQKRHIEECGLGVTPAQSRLLRTLAQYPAPPRMADLAERLEVVPRAVTTLVDGLEANGKVRRVPDPTNRRVIRIELTEDGRLALRALRGARRSAASEILAPLTEDEREALGELLGTLLDGMPVHG, from the coding sequence ATGGCCACCCCGGATCCAGACAGCCTCCTCGCCGAGCAGTTGCTGCGGTTCACCCGCCGCGTGCACCGCATCCAGAAACGGCACATCGAGGAGTGCGGTCTGGGTGTCACCCCGGCCCAGTCCCGCCTGCTGCGCACGCTCGCCCAGTACCCCGCCCCGCCTCGCATGGCCGACCTCGCCGAACGCCTCGAAGTGGTCCCGCGCGCGGTGACGACGCTGGTGGACGGCCTGGAGGCGAACGGCAAGGTCCGCCGCGTCCCCGACCCGACCAACCGCCGCGTGATCCGTATCGAGCTGACCGAGGACGGCCGGCTGGCCCTGCGCGCCCTGCGCGGCGCCCGCCGCTCGGCCGCCTCGGAGATCCTGGCACCGCTCACCGAGGACGAGCGCGAGGCACTGGGCGAGCTGCTGGGCACGCTGCTGGACGGCATGCCGGTGCACGGCTAG
- a CDS encoding secondary thiamine-phosphate synthase enzyme YjbQ gives MSDAFTTHVLHITSGSRERVVDLTHDCESFLREVARDRDGLLNVFVPHATAGIAVIETGAGSDDDLLAALHTLLPADDRWTHRHGSPGHGRDHVLPALVPPHATLPVLGGRLELGTWQSVCLVDTNTDNPDRQVRLSFLG, from the coding sequence ATGTCCGATGCCTTCACCACTCACGTCCTGCACATCACCTCCGGCTCCCGGGAACGGGTCGTCGACCTCACCCATGACTGCGAGTCCTTCCTCCGCGAAGTGGCCCGGGACCGCGACGGCCTCCTCAACGTGTTCGTCCCCCACGCCACGGCCGGCATCGCCGTCATCGAGACCGGCGCAGGCAGTGACGACGACCTCCTCGCCGCCCTCCACACCCTCCTCCCCGCCGACGACCGCTGGACCCACCGCCACGGCTCCCCCGGCCACGGCCGCGACCACGTCCTCCCCGCGCTCGTCCCACCCCACGCGACCCTTCCGGTGCTCGGGGGACGTCTTGAGCTGGGGACTTGGCAATCCGTGTGCTTGGTGGACACGAACACGGACAACCCTGACCGTCAGGTCCGACTCAGCTTCCTGGGCTGA
- the mltG gene encoding endolytic transglycosylase MltG: MQMNTPPRSAIRLTRRGRTVLVVTGAAVAAAAVAVPLLSVERPAPEAAKPKVLTIPEGWRAGQVYEAVDKALALPAGTTRKALPKSGLRLPADAEGNPEGYLFPATYPLTEKSTPQSLLTYMVATADKKFNGAPVAAGAQRNAMNVYQAVTIASIVQAEAATKADMGKVARVVFNRLERGMPLQMDSTINYALNRSTLNTAESDTRIDSPYNSYQRMGLPPTPIDNPGEEAMRAAITPTPGNWLYFVTVKPGDTRFTADYAEHQRNVAEFNKLQARKPKAG, translated from the coding sequence ATGCAGATGAACACTCCGCCCCGGAGCGCGATCCGTCTGACGCGCCGCGGCCGAACCGTCCTCGTCGTCACCGGGGCGGCAGTGGCCGCCGCCGCGGTGGCGGTGCCGCTGCTGAGCGTGGAGCGGCCGGCTCCCGAGGCCGCCAAGCCGAAAGTGCTGACCATCCCGGAGGGCTGGCGCGCGGGCCAGGTCTACGAGGCGGTCGACAAGGCGCTCGCCCTGCCGGCCGGTACGACACGCAAGGCCCTGCCGAAGAGCGGCCTCCGCCTCCCGGCCGACGCGGAGGGCAACCCCGAGGGCTACCTCTTCCCGGCGACGTATCCCCTCACCGAGAAGTCGACCCCCCAGTCCCTCCTGACGTACATGGTCGCCACGGCCGACAAGAAGTTCAACGGCGCTCCCGTCGCCGCCGGCGCCCAGCGCAACGCGATGAACGTCTACCAGGCCGTCACCATCGCCAGCATCGTCCAGGCCGAGGCCGCCACCAAGGCGGACATGGGCAAGGTCGCCCGCGTCGTCTTCAACCGGCTGGAGCGCGGCATGCCCCTCCAGATGGACTCGACGATCAACTACGCCCTCAACCGCTCGACGCTGAACACGGCGGAGTCCGACACGAGGATCGACAGCCCCTACAACTCCTACCAGCGCATGGGCCTCCCCCCGACCCCCATCGACAACCCCGGCGAAGAAGCCATGCGCGCCGCCATCACCCCCACCCCCGGCAACTGGCTCTACTTCGTCACCGTCAAGCCCGGCGACACCCGCTTCACCGCCGACTACGCCGAACACCAGCGCAACGTCGCGGAGTTCAACAAGCTCCAGGCCAGGAAACCGAAGGCGGGATGA
- a CDS encoding ABC transporter ATP-binding protein, with protein MHPDREKTAWKPPADAEPQPRQVRRILKLFRPYRARLALVGLLVAASSLVSVATPFLLKETLDVAIPEGRTGLLSLLALGMILSAILSGVFGVLQTLISTTVGQRVMHDLRTAVYGRLQRMSLAFFTRTRTGEVQSRIANDIGGMQATVTSTATSLVSNFTGVVATVVAMLALDWRLTAVSLLLLPVFVWISRRVGSERKKITTERQKQMAAMSATVTESLSVSGILLGRTMGRADSLTRSFADESERLVDLEVRSSMAGRWRMAVIGIVMSAMPAVIYWSAGVVLQVGGPGVSLGTIVAFVSLQQGLFRPAVSLLSTGVQIQTSLALFQRIFEYLDLPIDITERDHPVHLDRVKGEVRFEDVSFRYEGEGRAILDGIDVTVPAGHSLAVVGATGAGKSTLGHLVPRLYDVTGGRVTLDGVDVRDLDLDTLARAVGIVSQETYLFHATVAENLRFAKPDATDEELHAAARAAQIHDHIVSLPDGYDTVVGERGHRFSGGEKQRLAIARTILRDPPVLVLDEATSALDTRTEYAVQRALDALSANRTTVTIAHRLSTIRGADQIVVLEEGRVVERGTHEELVEREGKYAGLVRRGEAVVAS; from the coding sequence ATGCACCCCGACCGAGAGAAAACCGCCTGGAAGCCGCCGGCCGATGCCGAGCCGCAGCCCCGGCAGGTCCGCCGCATCCTGAAGCTGTTCCGCCCCTACCGCGCCCGCCTCGCCCTCGTGGGCCTGCTGGTCGCCGCCTCCTCACTGGTGTCCGTCGCGACCCCGTTCCTGCTGAAGGAGACGCTGGACGTCGCGATCCCCGAGGGCCGTACGGGCCTGCTGAGCCTGCTCGCCCTCGGCATGATCCTCAGCGCGATACTGTCCGGCGTCTTCGGCGTCCTGCAGACGCTGATCTCGACGACGGTCGGCCAGCGCGTCATGCACGACCTGCGCACCGCCGTCTACGGCCGCCTCCAGCGCATGTCGCTCGCGTTCTTCACGCGCACCCGCACCGGCGAGGTCCAGTCCCGCATCGCCAACGACATCGGAGGCATGCAGGCGACGGTGACGTCCACGGCGACGTCCCTGGTCTCCAACTTCACCGGCGTCGTCGCCACCGTCGTCGCGATGCTCGCCCTCGACTGGCGGCTGACCGCCGTCTCGCTGCTCCTGCTGCCGGTGTTCGTCTGGATCAGCCGCCGGGTCGGCAGCGAGCGCAAGAAGATCACCACCGAGCGGCAGAAACAGATGGCCGCGATGTCCGCGACGGTGACGGAGTCGCTGTCGGTCAGCGGCATCCTGCTGGGCCGCACGATGGGCCGCGCCGACTCCCTGACCAGGTCCTTCGCGGACGAGTCCGAGCGCCTTGTCGACCTGGAGGTCCGCTCCAGCATGGCCGGGCGCTGGCGGATGGCCGTCATCGGGATCGTCATGTCCGCGATGCCAGCGGTCATCTACTGGTCGGCGGGCGTCGTCCTCCAGGTCGGCGGGCCCGGCGTCTCGCTGGGCACGATCGTCGCGTTCGTCTCCCTCCAGCAGGGGCTGTTCCGGCCCGCCGTCAGCCTGCTGTCGACCGGCGTCCAGATCCAGACGTCCCTCGCGCTCTTCCAGCGCATCTTCGAGTACCTGGACCTGCCGATAGACATCACCGAGCGCGACCACCCCGTCCACCTCGACCGGGTCAAGGGCGAGGTCCGCTTCGAGGACGTCTCGTTCCGGTACGAGGGCGAGGGGCGGGCGATCCTCGACGGGATCGACGTCACCGTCCCCGCCGGGCACAGCCTCGCCGTCGTCGGCGCGACCGGTGCGGGCAAGTCCACGCTGGGGCATCTGGTGCCCCGCCTCTACGACGTGACGGGCGGCCGGGTCACCCTCGACGGGGTCGACGTCCGCGACCTCGACCTCGACACCCTCGCGCGGGCCGTCGGCATCGTCTCCCAGGAGACGTACCTCTTCCACGCGACGGTCGCCGAGAACCTGCGCTTCGCCAAGCCCGACGCGACGGACGAGGAGCTGCACGCCGCCGCGCGCGCCGCGCAGATCCACGACCACATCGTCTCACTGCCCGACGGGTACGACACGGTCGTCGGTGAGCGGGGGCACCGGTTCTCCGGCGGGGAGAAACAGCGGCTCGCCATCGCCCGCACCATCCTGCGCGATCCGCCGGTCCTCGTGCTCGACGAGGCGACCAGCGCGCTGGACACGCGGACGGAGTACGCCGTGCAGCGGGCGCTCGACGCGTTGTCGGCGAATCGGACGACGGTGACGATCGCGCACCGGCTGTCGACGATCCGGGGGGCTGATCAGATCGTCGTCCTGGAGGAGGGGCGGGTTGTGGAGCGGGGGACGCATGAGGAGTTGGTGGAGCGGGAGGGGAAGTATGCGGGGCTCGTGAGGCGGGGGGAGGCGGTGGTGGCGTCGTGA